From Schistocerca americana isolate TAMUIC-IGC-003095 chromosome 11, iqSchAmer2.1, whole genome shotgun sequence, the proteins below share one genomic window:
- the LOC124553593 gene encoding 10 kDa heat shock protein, mitochondrial, protein MAAAAAAKKLLPMFDRVLVQRAEAITKTKGGIVIPEKAQEKVQKATVVAVGPGVRNNKGEHIPPTIKVGDQVLLPEYGGTKVILDENREYHLFKESDILAKLDG, encoded by the exons ATG gctgctgcagctgctgcgaaGAAATTGCTTCCTATGTTTGATAGAGTGTTGGTTCAGAGGGCAGAGGCAATAACGAAGACGAAAGGAGGAATTGTAATCCCTGAAAAGGCGCAGGAGAAAGTGCAGAAGGCGACTGTAGTAGCTGTAGGACCTGGCGTAAGAAACAAT AAAGGAGAACACATTCCCCCAACAATAAAAGTTGGCGACCAAGTCTTGCTACCAGAATATGGGGGAACAAAAGTAATTTTGGATGAAAATAGAGAGTACCATCTCTTCAAGGAGTCAGACATTTTGGCTAAACTAGACGGCTGA